The region AACACAGCTAGGACACCAGTAAGTAAATTAACTCTTTAAAATAAGAATTTCACCTCTTCTTTCCAACAATTACAAACAATCTGTCCAATATTATCTTTAATTTTACCTACCGAAAGCTTCTTTGTATTATAACAAAGTGGAAAACAATCATGGGAGATAAATGCTTAATTAATTTGTAAGTTTAAATTTCCATCtttatgtcttaaaaaaaatgtttttttgctttgttaAGCTTACATTTGTTTCCATCTTTCCTCTCAACAACAGGTGGCTGCAAACTGCGCAGAGACGGTTTCCTTTGTTGAGGCACTGGTACCAAATGATCCGCTGATTAAGGGCGTTTCAGATGAGAAGAACCCCTACAAGGGAGACAAGGGAGGCTGCATAGTAACATAGCACAAATACAGCAGGGAATAATCAAACAGTTTTTTATGAGAGCCGGTTACATTGCTGTAATATCCCTTTAGGATTCTTGTGGATAAATTGTACAGTAGTAAGAAAACTAAGATCTGTAAATGGTATTGCTACCAGGAGAGAGACCAGCTCCTATCACCGGATTACTGTATGTACCTGTTGATATGAAAATGCTTCTTTGTCAATTTGTAATTAAATGCAAATAGCTGTACAAAGTTTGACTTGAAATGGCCGttcttattttttatatacatcAGCATATCTCAGTTTTATCGCACTACAATTGCACTTTCATCCCATTTTATCatattgacattgacatttatcAATGTCAAATAGGCTTGACTAGATATGGTTTGGAGGGTAAATCTGTCTTAAAAAGCAGGGCAAAGTCAATTGAGTTGTGAAGCTACTGCTTAGTCAGATTCTTAATAGGATTTCCTGCCGTGGCACAGTCGGTAACACcgatgacacagagctgcttCCTGTATCAAAGTCTTTAAGCTTATTCCAGCGGCTTCATCCCTGCTTCCATTTCCAGCTCTCCATCCAATTAGTGTCATTTTAatctgggcaacaacaaatATGGGCTACACATCATTTCTCTACCACTTGCACTTTCTAagattgtaaaaatgtaaaaagcaaaATTCATGCTGcgttaaaccttttttttttttttttttttacagtccaaAGACCTGAGGcagcacatgtgtgtgtgtatatata is a window of Sander vitreus isolate 19-12246 chromosome 21, sanVit1, whole genome shotgun sequence DNA encoding:
- the gngt2b gene encoding guanine nucleotide-binding protein G(I)/G(S)/G(O) subunit gamma-T2b, whose product is MARDMSDKEILKMELEQLKKEVNTARTPVAANCAETVSFVEALVPNDPLIKGVSDEKNPYKGDKGGCIVT